TCTTCCTGAAACTCCATCCACGCGAGCTCTTGTTCTACATCACACAACACATTTAAATCTACACTTAGTCGCTACACAAAAAACCATTAAACACAATAGTTATAGATCTCCAAGACAAACCAgacaaaaaaaacctaaaaaaataaTTCCAAATTTTAACTAATGAATAATCAAACAATTAATAAGCCAAAAATAGACAAAACTTAAACCTAAGTAACGCCAAAAAAAGTCCGACCATGGTTCTGACGGAAGCATAGGAGTTTTAAGTACACAGATCTTAAATTGGAAATTAAAGAGAAGAAGTCAAACCGCCGTAGGTTCAGTGGCATCGTCACCGCCGGCGCAAGCGATGATGCGGAGAcaagaagaagctggagatctTCCCATGTtcgatgttgttgttgttgttctttgaAGACAGAGACCGTTTTATCTTCTTTGTTGGATCAGAGTTtagggagagagagagtgtgtgtcGTTGGAAGTTGGAGCAAAAGGAAACGGAACTCAAAGGAAAGCAATTAAAATGCGGTTTAGTGTTTGGGTTTGGAATCCGCCAatctttcctcttcttcttctgtctcttGAGGTGCCAATAAAAGCGATATAACGCTGTCACTGTCAGATCTCTCTCGTGACATTTTCCTTTTTATACTAATACAAATAAATCCTTAATTTCAATTTAGCAattgattttttataattaattaaaaaaacttaaaatacttCGATGCTATGGAAGAGGAAGACCAACAGATAGATGCGTTTAGTTGGATTCATATGAGTGGATTAACAAAACTTTAAAAGCTGTGTTGGATTGATTGGATGAAAACAATAATGAATTAGTGGGGGATTATTCAATTATGGCTAATTGGCAAGTCGATATAATGTTATTAGTTCACCTAAAATAATACCACGCATGTGACTGTCATGTGCTCTCTGTCTTTTTTTCCATGTGtaccttttctctctctctctctctctcatcactTTCAGGTTTTTCAATTTAAATGAATATTAATCGTCATTATCGATTTGGTTTAAAGTAACTGTTAAATATGCtgataaaattttggtttttgcaATGTAAGCAATAGTGACAATGATATGTtaacaaaaatgtttataaGACTGAAGCAAATGGTTTCTTAAAGCTTTCTCTCAAGTCTTTTTGGTATTCTTTTATTTAATAGACAGAAATCTTTATCTATTGTTTCCTACAATTTTAAGGATTGTAGTTTTTCTTTGAATTTATATTGAAGAAAATTATAACAGGGAAGGAAGGGAGTTTTGGAAATTGAATAAGATGGGCTTGTGGGCCCATTAGTGGACCAGcccaagagaaaaaaaaaagaaaagccgTGATTTGCAAAAAAGAGAGGAAATAGATGGTGTGGGGTACCTCTCTCTTACCAAATGATCGAGGCCTCCCAACCACTACTCAATTGTAATATTGACACTATATACACGCGTCAAGTCCACAGTGTAGATTCATTGTTTTGTGCCTTTGCGAACAAAAAATAACAAAGGAAAGTGTGGGgctaaatgaaaatgaaatcgATAGAAATAGATTCATATCTAGCCACTGAGATCCCGATACTCGTATGTTTTACACTTCTATTGAACAGTGATTGACACAATGCCATACACTTCTATTATATAGTGCTGATAGTTACTGAGTGCACATGCTGCATGCTATCCGAAATCAATCAAGACAACCGTACCACTTTTGTCCTTGGATGAGATAAGAAAATTGTTGTTACAAATCGAAAATGTTTTTGACTGTGAATAAATCATTCGATGTGGTTTACATCAGAATACATAAGCCGGTAAAGCTTAAACAAATGTTTGATACGGTAATTAAAAAAGTCTTTCGTAGCATCTCATTGTGTGAAGAAAGAGAGGAAAACTGTTGAAAAATAGACCACGTCGATTCTTTTTTGGAGTCAGAGTGGTTTCTAAGACTTGCGAGGTCTACCTCTTCTTCCACCGGCGAAGCTTTTCCATTACCGGTGCGGCCGCCGCGGCCTCGTCCTCCACGGCCACGTCCTCTGCGAGGAGTTCTCTGTTTCTTGCcattggcttcttcttctccatcatcatcaCTGTAGTCGCTGTCGCTGCCTTGAGCTTCCTTTTCCTTGTCGCTGTTTTCTTCATCACTGTCAGAAGAAGCTTTTGACGCTTTCCTCTTTTTAGAAGCTCCTCTTTTGGCAGGTTTTTGCTTTGTTGTTGCCACAGCTTCTTCTTTTGGTTCTACACTCTCTGTTCAAAACAAAGGAACAACATCAACAAATGATTAAACTCTGTAAGGggataaattctaaaataaaatatacctTCTAATGATCCTTTCCCATCGTAGATCTCTAGCTGCAGGACACATAAATTGCATAAGGAACCAAGCATCATCTTGAGCTTTCCTTGGAGGGATCAATCGAATAAGAACTGGTTCAGTTTCTTTTCTTACCTGCTCAAGACGATCTGCAACATCTGTTCTGTCAACTATGACCATAGAATGGCTTAAACCGCATGCCACactgccaaaaaaaaacatatacaacGGCTAAAAAAGTTCCAATTTTATCATCTCTGCCGTAAGGTCTTTGAGAAATTCACCCCATTACATGCATTCCCTCGAGTAAATCCACCTTTTTAGGCGCTGCAGAGGATCTGAAACGAGAAATAATAAGCATAGCTTTCAATGTGGTGTTTAAACTAAAGTTAGTTATATAATGTGGCATTACTTTTGACCGTTGGGGCCATAACCAAGCTCTCCATACTGAGCATGACCCCAGCTTATGCAAGAACTATCCGCACCAACAAAATGATGCATGCTTCCTGAATCCATCCAACGCAAGTTCCACCCACTTGCATGACCAATTACAAAACGTTAAAAGCAATACTCACAATCAATGAAATCTTGACTTAAATCCATCATAGGTTTGGGGTACATCCAGTCATCACCATTGTTCTTAATCTTTCCCCACATGTATAACTGTCCTCCACCTGAGAAAACCAAAAACGTATAAGTATGAGAATATAAGACTATAACACATGAGGTAAGGCAGTTCAGATTATAGTCACtataatcaatactattaaaacagaagcaatttttatctacttacaaatagtctaggttggaccattatatttaattatatttcctATTATTTCTATTcatatctaattgtttttttttgacatctattcatatctaatttaattattaaatatacatcatacctaaaattaaggaactaactaactaatctgttatttttaaactaatgaatttaatttatattaattcgaAATCTAAATaactaatcaattatattttagttattaatgtaataaatacttatatatatatatattcatttgtatatatacaactatatattaatccaaatgcaaaaaaaaaaatggttcaaaaccctcaccaaatacataaaaacataatttttatagttagagtattaaatatatatatatatatatatgataaaataaatattaatagtaatTATACGATGAAACCTGTTACTGTTGATAGctttatgaatatattttttacgggTTACTCAAAGAGACATGtaacatatatatcaaatataaactaattgaacaaatatattaacaaaaatatatcataaaaattacattaacATGAATCGATGCCAGAGAGTaagggttaatattttaattatttaaaaatataattatatatatatatatatattataaaaattaagaactaaatatactaaaaatatatatcaaaataaaataataaatatttacatttctaatgcgaataatgaaattaacttttaaatttaaaataagccatagacaaaacatcaaaaagtatctaataacatgtgaataacaaaagtaaactaactaaataaataaacaatttttttttcaaacgtAAATCATTAATTTGTAATAGACGTATACACATTATTGATGCTCAAATCTATTTCATTTTTAGTATGCATCCTCTCAAATATTGGTCCATTCACAAGATGGAATTTTAGTTGGACtaaaattgtatttaaattAGAATATCACTTTCATAATATATTCACTATCCATCTGAACattcatgaatatatattacagtactctaaatataaaaataaatcaaaccgaATTACAT
This genomic interval from Brassica napus cultivar Da-Ae chromosome A6, Da-Ae, whole genome shotgun sequence contains the following:
- the LOC106349916 gene encoding histone deacetylase HDT2-like; its protein translation is MFFFGSVACGLSHSMVIVDRTDVADRLEQLEIYDGKGSLEESVEPKEEAVATTKQKPAKRGASKKRKASKASSDSDEENSDKEKEAQGSDSDYSDDDGEEEANGKKQRTPRRGRGRGGRGRGGRTGNGKASPVEEEVDLASLRNHSDSKKESTWSIFQQFSSLSSHNEMLRKTFLITVSNICLSFTGLCILM